In Acidobacteriota bacterium, the following proteins share a genomic window:
- a CDS encoding ABC transporter ATP-binding protein, translating into MTFIEVKGVSKSYRELAVPVEVLRSLDLHVEKGEMVAIVGPSGIGKSTLLHLVGGLDRVDSGTIEVGGVAIENLSTDRLARWRNREVGFIFQFHHLLPEFTARENVAMPGWIAGRNRNEALDDADELLEELGLGERKAHLPSQLSGGEQQRVAIARALAPEPAMLLADEPTGNLDYETSERVFELMRQCHRKRGLTSIIVTHNRELASRCDRVLELEPREVR; encoded by the coding sequence ATGACCTTCATCGAAGTGAAGGGCGTTTCGAAGAGTTATCGCGAGCTCGCGGTTCCAGTGGAGGTACTTCGTTCGCTCGACCTGCACGTCGAAAAAGGAGAGATGGTCGCCATTGTCGGCCCGTCCGGGATTGGAAAATCGACGCTTTTGCATCTCGTCGGCGGTCTCGACCGGGTCGATTCGGGAACCATCGAGGTAGGCGGCGTCGCAATCGAGAACCTGTCGACGGATCGTCTGGCCCGCTGGAGAAACCGGGAGGTCGGCTTCATCTTTCAGTTCCATCATCTTCTGCCGGAATTCACAGCGAGAGAGAATGTAGCGATGCCCGGATGGATCGCCGGAAGAAACCGGAATGAAGCTCTGGACGACGCCGACGAGCTTCTCGAGGAACTGGGGCTTGGCGAGCGGAAAGCCCATCTCCCCAGTCAGTTATCCGGCGGAGAGCAGCAACGGGTCGCAATCGCCAGAGCGCTTGCTCCGGAGCCGGCGATGCTGCTCGCAGACGAGCCAACCGGCAACCTCGATTACGAGACCAGTGAAAGAGTCTTCGAACTCATGCGACAATGTCACCGGAAGCGGGGTTTGACGTCGATCATCGTGACGCACAACCGGGAGCTTGCATCGCGTTGTGATCGCGTGCTCGAGCTCGAACCGAGAGAGGTGCGATGA